The nucleotide window atgaaataaaattaatatcctaTAATTAgatatatcattaaatataaaaatattaagatgattgTCATAAATTatgattctgatttttttttaatgaaaaatagttgtaatttagatgtgtttattgttttttatggaaaaatttATCTTCGTTCTcaataaattaatacttttctaatttttcattgaaaaaaactagaaaattaagaaaaggaaaactgaaattaaaaaaaaaaacaattttttattttgttgtcagTGAAGAGACACTGAACTTCGTTAATTTTTGCACCCTTTTAATTGGTTTTAGATTAATCATCAACAGAAGTTGCCGGTTCTTGGAAATTAGTTGGGAATTTTCGAAAGAAGCAGTACACAACCCCAAGGCGATGATGAAATTTAACTACATACCTGGAGCTGTGTAGCCGTAGGTGCCAGCAAATAATGTCCAATTCGATGAGTCAGGCATTAAGAGCCTAGCCGAGCCAAAGTCAGAGACATGAGCCTCATATTCCGAATCCAAGAGAACATTGTTGCTTGAAATGTCTCGATGAATTATCGGAGGTGAGCAATCATGGTGCATGTAGGATAAAGCATTGGCCACCCCTTTGACAAGATTTAGCCTTTTAACCCAATCCATCTCTTCTGCTTGTTCCTCGTTCTTCAGTACATTCCTTAAGCTTCCCCTTTCCACAAATTCATATACCAAGAATGAGTGTTTGGCATGTGAGCAGAAACCATACAGCTTGACAATGTTTCGATGCCGTATGCCCATTAAGACATCAATCTCGCTTCTGAAAGCTCTCAAGCTGATCTTCTCAACTTCTGGTGTCTGGTGAAATTTCTTCACAGCAAGCACTTGTTCTGTTGGAAGCACAGCTTTGTAAACTACTCCGTACCCTCCTTCACCAATGCAATGTTTGGAGTTGAATCCCTCTGTAGCCTCTATGATGTTCTCATACTTCAGTTCCCATTCAGGGCTCCATTTTGCGATAACATTTTTGCTCTGTGCTTCATATAACCTTTTCCTCTTTGTGCCTTGGCAAACAATAAAGAAACATCCAACGAGGACCAACAAACTGCCCAGCAGAGGAAGTACAATCAGAAGGACAACTTTGTTGCCCTTTTTATGCACAGTTCTGTTTTTTATGAGAACATCACAAGCCTCCAAACCAGTAGCATTGCCACAGAGGTTGGTGTTGTTGCGAATTGCTTCAAATGATGCCTCACGAAAAGCTTTGATATCTGGAAGGGGACCCTCTAACTTGTTATAGGACACATCCACATCTGTGAGGCCTTGCAATCTAATAAAACTGGTTGGAATGAAACCAGACAGCATGTTATGGGAGAGTTTCAATACCTCTAGCATCAGCAGGTGTCCAAGCTCCGGTGCTATGCCTCCTGTCAGGGAATTCCAACTGAGATCAAGACTATGAAGAGACTGTAAAAGCCCCATCTCAGCAGGAATACTGCCTGTGAATCTATTCTTGCTCACATTCAAGAATATCAGTTCTGAGCACTTGCCAAGCTGTTTGAGAATTATTGCACTAAAATTGTTTGCAGCCAGGCCAAGCTTTTGAAGACTAGATAACGCTGTGACATCAAAAGGTATATCACCTGAAAGTTGGTTATCATTGAGTGTAAGTTCAATCAGCTTCAACTTTCCCAATTCCTTAGGAATTCTCCCAACTATTTGATTTGATGAGAGATCAAGAGCTTGAAGATGAGTTGTCTTTCCAAGCTCAACTGGAATTTCACCAGAGATTCTGTTACCAGAGATTCTCAAGGCTGTCAGATTGCGAAACTGCTGCCATTTCCATGAAAGTTCCCCGTACAATTCATTATCACTCAAATCTATATAGTTCAGATGGGTGTATGTGCCAAAAGCTTCAGATATGTTGTCACTAAGTTGGTTGTTATAAAGAAAAAGTCTTATCAGGCTAGAGcaatttttcaaggtttttgGGATAGCTCCAGTGAAATGATTATCAGCCGCAGAGAAATTTTGAAGTAACCCACCAAGGCACACATCTTGCGGTAGATGTCCACTAAATCTATTAGAATATATCTGTAACGAAATTAAATGTGTAAGATTGTTCAATTCTAGAGGAATGgggccaaaaaaaaagttttcctGAAGATGAAGCTTAGATAAGCTTCTTAAATTTCCTAAAGATGGAGGAATTCTACCTGTTAGATTATTAGATGCCAAGTTTGTAGCGATAAAAGATGATGTCAAGTTTCCCATAGAAGCTGGTATTGTGCCAGTGAGATGATTTCCATGCAAATTAATGTCAAAGAGAAATCTCAGGTTTCCTACTTCGGCAGGGATGGAACCGGACAGTTCATTATTGTATAGGAAAATATATTGCAGGTTGCTCATGTTTCCTATAGAAGCTGGTATTATGCCACTGAGACTATTATTAGGCAACATAAGGTGAATGAGAGATCTGAGGTTTCCTACTTCCACAGGAATGGGACCAGAGAATCTGTTCctgtcaaaataaatatattccaaGTTGCTCAAGTTTCCTATAGACGCAGGGATGGGGCCATTCATGGAGTTGGAAAGAAGCGAAAATTTTGTGAGGCTTTTCAGTGAGCTAATTTCAGATGGAATATTTCCGGTTATTTTGTTGTATGACAAATCAAGGATAGTGATCTTGGAAAGATTACTAATATGTGAAGGAATGGTCCCGTAGAGTGAGTTTTCGCTAAGGTCGAGCTTGACCAGATTGGGAAAGGATGAGAATCTGAGATTATGAATTGTACCTGACAAACTAGAACCTGGAAGACTTAAGTTGGTGACGCTGCCAGACTTGTCGCAGCTGATTCCAAACCAGTTGCAAGGGCTGTCTCCAGCCCACGAAGACAGGAAAGATTGGCTTTGGTTGTCGAGGTTGGCTTTCCATTCTAGAAGAGCCTCCGCTTCCTTCAATCCTTCACCTTTAGCAGGAGAAGTGATGGAGGCAGCATAACAAAGCAATAAAGGTGTGAGAAAGAGCAAGATTTTGGGAGCCATATGGCCTTGGTGGTATTTCTAACAAgaatgaatataaattaaaaaacacttgcgCTTAAGCTGCATTTATAGGACTGCGCGGTTACAGTAGGACAGGAAATTTCCATCAATTCTAGCGGTAAGAAAACTCCTATCATAGTTATCATATCCGTACCGGTCTAACCCGGTTCAAAATTCAAGTTgtaaatttttcatattaattctaaaataatattattaagatttttttaaatgcaattatattattttagataaaataatatatatttttaaagttgatcTAATTAAATCAATCAGGTCTATCaaatttaactaaattaatttttaaaataatctaaaataaaatttaattcaagttaagttcaatcaataaattatcaaatcgaTCTGCCAAGCAAAAGCCAGGTTTAATGTCTGTGATTACTACTGTTACACATTTAGGAGAGTAGAATTTTCAATTTCCCTTGAGGTCTTTCTCAATTAAAACAAACTGTTGAATATTCAGCTTCCTTGGACAGTGGTCAGCCAGCCATTCTTGACTGGagtttacttttctttctttttttcccctcttatCTTAAAagtccatttttttttggtattttaataagCGAGAGTTGGCAGGTGAAGTCAAAGGGTATTTTGTGAATGTTAGTTGCTAGTTCAGTACTGTCATGGATCAAAGGCAGAAAATAGACTGCACTGACCCCTTCTTCttccgggtttttttttttttttgtaattttataattattatttgatttacaTTTTGAGTGCAGCTCTGCCTTGTTCCTCTAGATTATGTCCAAGATTATCAAGTTTAAATAGAAATGTCACCATCTTGTGGtactaaatatttgttttaacaaGCTAATTATTTGAGTTATATAATAGTCATTGCAATCTaaccatttaataattttaacacTCTTGAGCACGTTATTAAATACActaaacatttataaaattatttctccTTCAGTATGATCCATACATTCAGTTGTTAAGCATCCACTTGGGTATATAAAGTAACATCTTTGTGTATATACTCTCGGCTTTCTACAAATCGCCccctttataatttattttattttctctacaGTAGATTTTGTTTCCTCCAGCTAGTTTTGTTATAAGCTATACAAATCAGGATATTTaacaaatgattaaaaaaattaaattttaaatatctaaGAATTTGACTTGagattattaaaaacaaaaatgtaggCACTTCAGCAAAgattttataatctattttgatttataatattCACTTACTGTACATTCAAAAACCCTCCAATAAGAAAAAGGGAAAGGTGTAAACTTTACCCAATAattatatttcttcaatttctttagtTTATTAGATTATTCTAGGTATTTGaactttaaaacaaatttacacAAGTTATAACCATGGCCATTGTTTAACATCCACAGCACCACAACAGAGAGCCTCGTTGCTATCACAATCGCATCCACATCCCTGAACAAAATGCTGTCTAAAACCCTAAGCAATATCGAGTCTCGGTAAATAGAAACAAAGACATTGGATTTAGATAACTTTTTTTCCAAGAGAAATGGAGCTCAAATATCTTGAAATGCTGATCAACAGACTGAGAAATTGTTAGGCTTCAGCCTCAACAAGTTAATACTAGAAaggaataagagaaaagaagaattagaacaagaagactaagaagaagaagaagaggagttgATACAGAAATTGTTACTTCATTCATTCTCCCTCCCACTAATCCCAAACAGTCTTATTTATATCTTGAAGATAACTGACTTGCCTCTAAGAAATCAAACTAACCACGTTGAACTCTCACAGAAGacattaatttatatgattagGGGCAGTACGGCTAcgaagaagataaaaacaaagaatttatgACATTTACATAATGCCAACCTTGTCTGCTagattaacaattatatataactGATGATTGATGAGATGCTCATAATTTATCAACCCTCATGACCCTGCAATTGTTTACCGTTTTCTACTTGTACATTAACGGCCCAGATCTTGACACGGCAAACCGCGGTAGTGGACTCGGACCTGTGCTCCCTGAAGTTGAGCCTTCAACAAATTTAACTTTTCTGCTTGAACTATAATCCAAAGGCCCGGAGCGGCGAACATTTCGATGTTTACCATCTGTGCCGCGCAGGCTTCCACTATCCATATCATAAAGGTGTTCCTGGCTATGGGATGATGATCCCTTAAAAAAACCTGATTCGTTGCCGCTATGCTGTGGAGTTGAGTCCCCACGAGGATGCTTTGCTGCAGGAGAGGCGTGAGATAGTGATATGGCAGGTGAATGGTGGGGTGAGACACTTAGTAGTGCCAGAGGCATGGATGGAGATTTCATGTAGTACTGGCTATAAACTGAACGGAGAATTGCGTAAGGAACATAGGCTTCTAGGGAGCTTCTTGGAAGGTAAGGTGAGATCTCACAAAGTTGGTCCAAGAAAATCAGCTTTGCAACAAGATGAGATCTGCACAGAAAGCAGAGAAGAGATTCAGATACGAGAATGATGAGAGAGAAAACAGAGAGGTCAAAAAGATATTTAACTTGATGTGAGCTGAAAGAATAAATGGTGCCACCACATATTTAACTTAATGTAAGTTTTTAAGAAATGCTTGTGGTTATGTTGAAATGGACTTCAAATGATTAACATGATTGTACGCAAACAAAAGTCGTGCAAACATGTAACTTGTATGCGTGTATGTTTATCAATGTGAGGGTACACATAACAGGCATTGCACATTTACCTATTAGCTTCACTCCAAGAATCTAACACAATACCAGAAGCAAATTTGACAAAAAGTTGCATTGCAGACTTTATACTTGCTTCAGCAGACAAACGGCTATGTATTTCAGGATCCAAAGCCTCACCAAGATGACCATTAGAGAGAGACTGTCTCTGCTGATGTTCACGTTCCAATCTCACTAACTCACTTCCTGCAATCACAGCACTCATGCACCTGCCAAGAATATTCAATTgtagaagaaaaggaatattaataataatggatGGATGAAACCATTTCATTTACTAagagttttaaaaacaaatggcaTATGCATGACCCTAATAAATTTGCAGTAAATATGGTTGCTCATCAGGTGAAACAAAAAGAAGGCAATAGCTGTTGACTTGTGTTCAAACTGAAAACCAAATTAATGTGTACAGACATCGATGATGCTCCCTCATGTAGCAAATATTATACCAAGATTAGTGGCATATGCAGTAGACCATTGGTTACAGTttcagaatttaaaaataaaatagataaatggCAGGTGGCCAGTAACCCAATCAAAAGTAATTTGAATAGAAATGCTCGTTACGGGCCCCTGACCCTGACGGCAGATCATTAGCTCATATGCACTACATGTTCAAAAAGCATTGAAGTTCTTATGTTCAGAAGAATATCCAATTGAAGTCAACCCAACATTTTAACAACATGGTGGAACAAGGAAAACCAACCTTGCCAGACAATGGATATTATTGTTGAAGCCCCCAGTGTCAACATTGAAGCCAGTAGTATTCCATATATTTGATGTCATGAAGGTGGCAAATAAATAAGGCAACAATGTCCAAGAACCATCATTTGCACCCCCAACATCTTCCAAAATTGATCTGATCCATTCAGAATCATGATCTCCAACTATATTAACACTGTTTGCCACCCCTCTTATTCTTCTGATGTCCTTCTTTTCAGGTATTTCTTCAGGTATATGCTTAACCACCCCAGAAAGTAATGAATATATCAATGGTGCACCTTCATCAAGCACGACCCCAGCAGCTTCAGCAAGAAGCTGATCAAAAGCAAGTGCTTGTCCTCCCTCAACACAAAATCCAATCACTGTGTCCAAGTCCACCATCTGCCTCGAGCATGCCTCTCTTTCTATTCTGTCACCAGAATGCATGCTGCCTGCAACAGCCTCTAACACTTCACGGTTTGACCGTAATGATGTGTCAATGCAATTCAATAGGGCTGCTGTGTGCTCTTTCATCATTCTGTCTAGCCTGTCAACTCCATAGCCACCAAATACACGAACAAAGGCTTGTAGTTCTCTGAGATCAGTGACTGATTCCGCAAAATATCCACCGACAGGCCTTGTGCTTTTAAAGCATTTGTGGATTGGTGTAAAAAGGATCCCAGCACCTGATACATCTTTGACAATGTTATCTATATACCAGTTGCAGACAACTTCAGTGGCTGACCCAGTAAGCTGCTCTGCTGGTTTTTCAAACAATTGCAGAGAAGACACAGGTCCTGAGAAGGCCTCAGTTAGTAGAACTTCTCGAATTCCATGAGTAAGGTCCATGCTGATGTGTTGCTCTGCTAGATGGACAATGCTCAGGTGCCTGTGAATCAAGGACTCTAGGACAGAAGGCCGTTGAAGATCATTGTCAGTTTTTAACACTGAAAGCAATCTCCTCCTGAAGTTGCCAAGTATGCCCTCTCTCATGTACTGCACAGAAGACTACACTGTTATAGCTGAATCCcaacaatttgatattttctgaGTCGACACGCATTTAGACCATGCTATTGCACAGAGACAGCTTATGTATTAAAAGGAAGTGAAACCAACCCCTTCCAGTTCTACATAGCTCAAATAgagaattatattaattaaaatttagctCAAAGGGGTATTCCCAAAACTTAATAGTTTTTCCTGGCTTGATACATCTCTTCCCAATTTAGTAAATTTATActtaaaagaatcaaaattaagaacaaatcaaacacaacaAAAGTGTCCTATACTGAACccgaaaaaataaacataaactcAGCATGCCTCACCTCCCTCAGAACAAagacatggtttagaacacatatAGGCTCCATATCATTCAGAACTGAACACAAGTTGGTCAACCTTTGCATCGCAGCTTCCAACCTGCCATCAGCACATGCTCAAGAATCAAGACATGCTGTATCATTGCAGattatccaagaaaaacagcacaTATTATAATGCCATACATTTTTATAGCACTATTGTTTTCAGGATAACTCTCATGGCCGGGCAATGGAAAACTAACTGCTCCCCTGGGAGATTTTGATGTAGGAATTGAAACTCTGGATGtgttattcaaataaaaagctGCCTGCTCTGGAAGAAGCTGAGATTTCCGAAAACAACAGTTTGTTAAACATTGGTAGACTTGAATATTTCCTTATTTGATATAGTAAATTAcaagtttgaaataaaaaacctgAGTCTCTAAGGCACCAAATCCTCCTTCAGAATCAAGAATATTGATCAATCCCTCCAATCCTCCCATGATAGATTCAATAAGAGACTCAACATATAGGACTGCATCACGCCCAATTTTAGTTACCTGTTTACAGTAAAGTATAAAGTAAATTTCATGaagtttccatttttttctgaTGAGAGGAAATGTGCGGCATGCATGATGGAGAGCAAGGTTGGGGCAAAAGCAGTAGTTGGGAGTCGTCCTCTTTATAAAGCATGCAATCATGCCCTCAATAAGTATGGTTCAATGCTGAGTGTTATGgattaaatgaaacaaaatcaaGTCATTCCCATTTCAATTTCTCTTagcaaaaaaattatcatttacaGCCCCTctcccaaaccaaaaaaagcaaGTTAATGGATCACCTCTTCCGGAACAATTGGAGAAGCACACTCTGGAAAGCTACTAGCAACACCAAGCCATGCACAGCAATGTTGAGGACGCCCTTCTGGTCCAAACATGGTATTCCGAAAGACCTACCATGGGCAAAGATGTTTTGTTAGTTAAAGCAGGAGcccataagaaaaaagaaagccaaAGAGGATAATAGTGGAAACAAAAAGCAACTAAGTGGGCCGCCTAAAAGTCCTATGTCCTATCTTCGGGGAGCCTATCCAGTCTGGCAATTCCCAGTTGAGTATTTTGAAGAGCCAGCCTTCACTTGAAATTAACCTGCAACACTAACAGAACTAGGTTCCTTATGGTGCTTTACTGTTCACAGTAAAGcaccttaatatatttttttaattgttttatcacAAATCCAAGTCCCAACTTAGTCACGTGACAAGCACGAGATCACGGGTTCGAGCGTTGGGGGACACACTGACAGAAGActtgtctaaaaaaataaaacagggaCAGGCGCGCATGTCTAGCCTGCTGAGCAGGCGTGGCCCAAGTGCTgggccttttattttatttttcttttgccttttttctttggtttttttttccggacattccataaaaaaattaatagatttaCTTACTCTTCAATTTTGACGTgcttcttaaataatattataaatttttatttgaattaaaaaaaatcaattattatgtgtttgatatgaaaataataatattaacaataaataatttatgataattcaattgaaatcggttgtttattattaaaatgctTACATAGATTTGgaacatgattttattacatttatgattttttaagctTTCAGTCACACAAAACATAGACatactattttgatatttttaaaaaacttgctttaacagtaataattttttttaaaaatagaaacaatgctttcaattaaaaatattgtgttGGCTAAGATAAACAAGAGATACATTGATaggaaaatttatatttataaaaacatattcaaaaCAGATATGTTTTCAGGTTTAATGACATTGCCAAAGAATTTCCTGAgacctaaaaattatttttaggtttaaaaaaatttaggtctCACTGCAACATAACATGGGCATACAAACTAGTTCTAAACTAAAATAGGTAGGAGCTTACTGCTGTAAGATGCTGGTGATAGAAATACAGCTTCTTTAGACTTCCATGCTTTGATAATTGAGATTCTAGTTCATCAACACATCTGCAATTGAAAGTGATTCATATATGTTATCTGTATATTTCAACAATATTCCATATGAACAAGGTAACCACCTGAATACAGTACAATAGAGCATGAAACATAGATGCTTTCTGGCGAAAAGAGAGAACCTATGCCTGTAGGCTTTCATAAAAACCTCAGAATTATGATTTCACCATACTATTTTCACATTTTTCTAAGCAGCCATCCTCTAACATTAATTATTGGTCTAGCACATGTTTCAAAGTTTAAAATGAAAACCAGACAGCATTAACTGGTATAATGTGCCATGCTTCCATACCCAGGAAGAGCATTTAACATTTTAGCCCAAAgtttaagctacttgatgcaaAGGTCACTGCATAAATCCACACCAAACACGAACATGATCAAAGTGGATTTCTATGCCACCACAAAAAATTTCACTCTCACAAACTGGTACATCTGGGAGTCATGGAGCACTATGCTAGAAACGAACTGTAATGAGAATAACTGTTTGTTTTAAGCTTTTCGAAATATTCCTTGAGCGCACATAagtaatttttcaaattctatTACACTTACTCcaagtaatttcaataaaataaacaatacgcTCCTCATCTCGACTTTAAGGGCTTTTGCTTGAATCTGAATGAGATCAATTCACCATCAAATAATTCAGTTGATTTTTTAACTTCACAgatataattttcataattatagTTTCTATAGTGTTAGATAATTGTATCACTCAAATCATAGTGTCGATCCCAAACTAATCACATTAGACCATGTGGATTGATTTCCTGAAGTTAGTCCAGTCATAGGCTAACTTTTCTGCAACCTAACA belongs to Populus nigra chromosome 18, ddPopNigr1.1, whole genome shotgun sequence and includes:
- the LOC133678147 gene encoding MDIS1-interacting receptor like kinase 2-like; the protein is MAPKILLFLTPLLLCYAASITSPAKGEGLKEAEALLEWKANLDNQSQSFLSSWAGDSPCNWFGISCDKSGSVTNLSLPGSSLSGTIHNLRFSSFPNLVKLDLSENSLYGTIPSHISNLSKITILDLSYNKITGNIPSEISSLKSLTKFSLLSNSMNGPIPASIGNLSNLEYIYFDRNRFSGPIPVEVGNLRSLIHLMLPNNSLSGIIPASIGNMSNLQYIFLYNNELSGSIPAEVGNLRFLFDINLHGNHLTGTIPASMGNLTSSFIATNLASNNLTGRIPPSLGNLRSLSKLHLQENFFFGPIPLELNNLTHLISLQIYSNRFSGHLPQDVCLGGLLQNFSAADNHFTGAIPKTLKNCSSLIRLFLYNNQLSDNISEAFGTYTHLNYIDLSDNELYGELSWKWQQFRNLTALRISGNRISGEIPVELGKTTHLQALDLSSNQIVGRIPKELGKLKLIELTLNDNQLSGDIPFDVTALSSLQKLGLAANNFSAIILKQLGKCSELIFLNVSKNRFTGSIPAEMGLLQSLHSLDLSWNSLTGGIAPELGHLLMLEVLKLSHNMLSGFIPTSFIRLQGLTDVDVSYNKLEGPLPDIKAFREASFEAIRNNTNLCGNATGLEACDVLIKNRTVHKKGNKVVLLIVLPLLGSLLVLVGCFFIVCQGTKRKRLYEAQSKNVIAKWSPEWELKYENIIEATEGFNSKHCIGEGGYGVVYKAVLPTEQVLAVKKFHQTPEVEKISLRAFRSEIDVLMGIRHRNIVKLYGFCSHAKHSFLVYEFVERGSLRNVLKNEEQAEEMDWVKRLNLVKGVANALSYMHHDCSPPIIHRDISSNNVLLDSEYEAHVSDFGSARLLMPDSSNWTLFAGTYGYTAPELAYTMKVDEKCDVYSFGVVVLEVMLGRHPGNFISSLMSLAASSSSSSSSSPSPSPSVGGNTLLKDVLDQRLPPPEDKLAGGVASVVKLALSCLCSDPRFRPTMRQVSSEITTLRPSLPKPFSTIELNDVLHDGIAIG